From Molothrus aeneus isolate 106 chromosome 18, BPBGC_Maene_1.0, whole genome shotgun sequence, a single genomic window includes:
- the AIFM3 gene encoding LOW QUALITY PROTEIN: apoptosis-inducing factor 3 (The sequence of the model RefSeq protein was modified relative to this genomic sequence to represent the inferred CDS: inserted 2 bases in 1 codon), giving the protein MGGCFSKPKPVEVKIEVVIPEKERSKEEMSPNGKASPLIYKVNGTARHYHLEEHPIASNPYHNPKDMVEASVCHVKDLENGQMREVDLGCGKALLIKESGEFHAVGHKCPHYGAPLVKGVLSKGRVRCPWHGACFNIGTGDIEDFPGLDSLPRFQVKIEKEKVYIRASKQALQTQRRTKMMAKCISLSNYNLSSTNVLIIGAGAAGLVCAETLRQEGXDRIVMCTMDRHLPYDRPKLSKSMDSHPEQIALRPKEFFCTYDIEVLTEMQVAAVDVKNKIAVFKDGFKMEYNKLLIATGNTPKTLSCKGKEMENVFNIRTPEDANRVVKLATSKNVVIVGASFLGMEVAAYLAERAHSVSLVELEHVPFKKFFGERVGRAVMKMFENNRVKFYMQTEVSELREQEGKLKEVVLKSGKVLRADVCVVGVGAVPATGFLKQSGINIDSKGFIVVNKMMQTNIPGVFAAGDAVTFPLALRNNKKVNVPHWQMAHMHGRIAALNMLAHGTEISTVPYLWTAMFGKSIRYAGHGEGFDDVVIQGDLDELKFVAFYTKSDEVVAVASMNYDPIVSKVAEVLAAGRTIRKRDVELFVRHGKTGDMSWLTGKGT; this is encoded by the exons TTGAAGTGAAAATTGAAGTTGTGATACCTGAGAAGGAGAGAAGCAAGGAAGAGATGTCACCCAATGGGAAAGCCAGCCCTCTGATCTACAAAGTCAATGGGACTGCCCGGCACTACCACCTAGAGGAGCATCCAATTGCCAGCAACCCCTACCACAACCCAAAGGATATGGTAGAAGCATCTGTGTGCCATGTAAAGGACCTGGAGAATGGACA GATGCGGGAAGTGGACCTGGGCTGCGGGAAGGCTCTGCTCATCAAGGAGAGCGGGGAGTTCCACGCCGTGGGACACAAGTGTCCCCACTATGGGGCTCCGCTGGTCAAAG GGGTTTTGTCCAAAGGAAGAGTCCGCTGTCCCTGGCATGGAGCTTGCTTCAACATTGGCACAGGTGACATTGAGGACTTTCCCGGCTTGGATAGTTTACCCAGGTTCCAG GTGAAGATTGAGAAGGAGAAGGTATACATCCGAGCAAGCAAGCAG GCTCTTCAGACACAGAGGAGGACAAAGATGATGGCAAAGTGCATCTCCTTGAGCAACTACAACCTGAGCAGCACCAATGTGCTGATCATTGGTGCAG gggcagctgggctggtCTGTGCAGAGACCTTGCGCCAGGAGGG TGACCGGATTGTGATGTGCACCATGGACAGACACTTGCCCTATGACAGACCAAAGCTCAGTAAG TCAATGGATTCCCACCCTGAGCAGATTGCCCTGCGCCCCAAGGAGTTCTTCTGCACCTATGACATTGAAGTCCTGACTGAAATGCAG GTGGCGGCTGTGGATGTCAAGAACAAGATAGCTGTGTTCAAGGATGGGTTTAAGATGGAGTACAACAAGCTGCTGATAGCAACAGGAAACAC GCCCAAAACTCTCAGCTGCAAAGGTAAGGAGATGGAAAACGTTTTCAACATCCGGACGCCTGAAGATGCCAATCGTGTGGTGAAGCTGGCCACGAGCAAGAATGTTGTGATCGTGGGAGCATCCTTCCTGG gGATGGAGGTGGCCGCCTACCTCGCAGAGAGGGCCCACTCGGTGTCCCTGGTGGAGCTGGAGCATGTCCCCTTCAAGAAGTTCTTTGGGGAGAGGGTTGGCCGTGCTGTCATGAAG ATGTTTGAGAACAACAGGGTGAAGTTCTACATGCAGACAGAGGTGTCGGAGCTGcgggagcaggaggggaag CTGAAGGAGGTTGTGCTGAAGAGTGGGAAGGTCCTGCGTGCTGACGTCTGTGTCGTGGGTGTTG GTGCAGTCCCAGCGACAGGCTTCCTCAAGCAGAGTGGCATCAACATCGACTCCAAGGGCTTCATCGTGGTCAACAAG ATGATGCAGACCAACATCCCAGGGGTCtttgctgctggagatgctgtCACATTTCCATTGGCCTTGAGGAATAACAAGAAGGTTAATGTCCCCCACTGGCAGATGGCCCACATGCATG GCCGCATCGCCGCGCTGAACATGCTGGCCCACGGCACGGAGATCAGCACTGTCCCGTACCTGTGGACAGCCATGTTCGGGAAGAGCATCCGATACGCGG GTCATGGGGAAGGATTCGATGATGTTGTCATTCAGGGAGATCTAGATGAACTGAAGTTTGTGGCATTTTATACCAA GAGTGATGAGGTGGTGGCTGTGGCCAGCATGAACTACGACCCAATTGTGTCCAAGGTGGCCGAggtcctggctgctggcaggaccATCCGGAAGCGTGATGTAGA GCTGTTTGTTCGTCACGGCAA aACTGGAGACATGTCATGGCTAACAGGGAAGGGCACCTAA